CCTTTTAAAACCGTCTTCAGTGTTTGAGGATAATTTTATCCTACAAGCCCAGCCTAGGGGTGAGGGACACCATATGGAAAACACTCAGTGAAGTTCTGGAGTGAAATAACTTCCTCATGGCTAAGGAGGAAAAGGTAATTAGTTTTATCTTCTAGGAGGAGTTCTTGGGTACCTCAGTGGTGTATCTAGAGGCAGAATTCAACCAACCTATACTTCAGCTTTCTCAATTTGGAAGAATTGGATTAACTCCCCAAAGCCCACTAATCTGGCCCAATAATTAGGATGTATCATGAGAGGGAGCACACAGACATTCAGAACAATGCTCTTGATCACGTACCAAGAATAATTATACTACTGCAGAAAAGGTGGATGTAAGTTCCAGCTGATCAAAAAAGTTGTCTTATACCCTGAAACACATtggaaatacatttatattaccTGCTGAGAAAGGCATGAAGTAgttacttttcttaaaattgcCACCTTCATCCAGAAAGTGACGAGGGTCAAACATCTCTGGGTTGGGAAATTCTTTGTTGTCACGTagcacagaactcagggaaattaATATGGTTGTGCCCTAGAAACAAGAGACATAGATGAACTGAGATATAAAGAAGTCATGAAGGTTGAAGACAGAGTGGTAATCACGTAGTTAAATCTTTTgatgtgcagatgaggaaatccCGTTCCAAAGAAGAACAGTACCATTTCCAGATGGATAGACCAAGAAATAAGAGGCATGAGCTTAAGGCCAGGGACAATAATCTTGCTAAAGTGCCCTGCAATCACATTTGAATCCAGAGTACTTGGATATTTGGGTGCAACCCTCTGAATTTGTCCTCCTTTTCATCAAGCTTGGAAACTAGTGGCTGTCCACACTTGCTCCCCTATTCCATCATTTCAGTTTTCACCAACTTTATGTGTAGAGTATGACTTAAAGTTGAAGTCTCTGTTGACACGGGAAATGGCCACAGTATCTGTTCACAGGGCATTTGTGAATAAACACGATTGAGTTTCAAATGACGTCTTCTGGGATGGTAACAAATGTAGTGGCAAGGATAAAACTATTGAGTTCTTGTCATTGTCATGCagtttctttgtcttcatttaaAGATATGGGAGAGATATTCATTACAGATTTATTCTAGCTTAAAAATACAGAAGGAatgatgaaattagaaaaatcacCTATTTGTAACCATTCAGGTCAAGATCATCAGGTCAGGTGAGGATCATTAATGAAAGATAAAACTATTGGATGTGTAATTTGGGAAGGAGGGTGTTCAGTCTTAAAGTACCATGCCATAGATTTTCATCATTTACACATAAAAAACAACCCCTTCAGTGGAGAGATCTGGCAGATTCCAACTTATTAGGTGAGAATCTTAGCATAACCAATAATGGCATATGTGACATTATGTGCCCCTGCCTCACCACTGTGATTCAGTGGGATATTCAAAGTACTATGTAGTTTTCTTGCCAAAGTCATAACTGGAATATAATATCTAGAAAACAATCATACAAAATGAGCCTCAGGAAAATTTAAATGACTAATGACTTCAGCTCCTCACAGAGATCAACATACTGAAAGGAAACAGAGGGAATGGACTCTTCTTGATTACAGGAGATGAAAATATCAGGATACCGAAATTATGTGCCTGTTTCTTGACTGGAGAgtgaattgaaagaaaaaagtgattaaaatattctttaaaaattgggaaattttaaatataagctGTACAGTAAATAATATTATTGTATTAATAACTCCACAGTAtgaatgctattattattatgtagGAGAAAACCATTGTTATTGTGCTATACATACTCAAGTATTGAGGCATaaatagatggatggacagatatcaaagtagatatatatacacactgccatatgcacatacacatatgtgtgtgtaatgttatttatttaaaaaaattttataatacaaagGTGAGGAAAAATTCTACCCCCTAAATTTCTATATAAATagtctataattttgttttttaaaaatattcccttgAATGTTTCTAAACAAGTactatattaaaatgttattaagatgCCAAGGCAGATTTATTTCTCCAAATGTTACTCGAATAAGTAGAAATTTATAGACATTGAAGCATGACTACTATTACTTcatattatgaataaaaattaatttgaaagatGTCATTgatctaaatataagagctaaaacaaaaaaattctgggAAAGTTAAAAGCCAGTCTTTGGAATCTTGTGCTGACAAATATTGTTTAAATAGGACACAAAAGCACAAATCAATCGCACATCTTTGCAGAAAATTCTGCTGGACAGGAATTTCTTATATTAGGCATGAATAAAAAATACTCCCTGCACAAGTCCAtcctgccacctgtttttgtatagTATGTGAGCTAAAAGTGTTTACATTgaacaaatgcaaataaaaaataatatttttgaaacaaacattttatgggaattttacatttctttctataAAAATTGGAACATATCAATCCTCATTCATTTGCAGATTGTTTAtgactgctttcatgctacaatagCAGATGTCAAAAATTGCAACAGAAACCACATGGCTggaaaagtctaaaatatttactatctggcccattacagaaagtttgccaactcctgtcTCAGACTATTATCTCCAGCTAGATAAATGGATCCAGGCTGTAGCAGAAGAACACATGTATCTGATTTGTAAAGAGGGTAGAATTGACCACACAGTGTTGCATTTTTCTGTACTGGGCTATTCCATGAAGAAGGGATTCAGTGGGTGATTCACTTGGGCTCTGGCTTCTCAGGGCTCAAAAGACACCAGGCACAGCATGAGCTGCCCCGTAGGGGGGTGAATGAAGAAGCTCATCAGATGCAACGTTCCCCTCCAGCAGGTCACCAAAGCTGATTCAGTGAACTGGGGAGATTGGCAACTCCTGCCTGATTCTTCAGTATATGTCTCATTTAATTAGTTCTAGGAGAAGAAGTAAGTTTCATTACTATTACCCTCAGACCCTAATTTTGAGAAACAAAACTCTTCTCTGGTTACCTCCTCTGTTTGTGAAAacagagtgcattgaagtcttATCTCTTGTACTAAATCAGTGACCATTAGGGTAAGCCCCATAATCGCACAGTAAATTATCAATTGTCTTCTTCAAAAAATGACATTAGTAATTGCAACCTTACCAATCTCATTGCTTTTTCCCCTTGAAAATACAACTTtcagttatattattttttattttactaataataAGTATTGgttttaattggaaaaaatagGTTCGAGATGGCAACTGGAGTGTCTGGATAAATACAGAAACCATGTGATGGAAGGCATTGTAAAACCACCGAGACAAAAATTGGTCTCAAGGTTCCAGAGGTAGGAGAACCTCAGAGAGCTAAGCTAACACTGACACTCAATTTTTGACTGTCTTTGCATTACGTCCAATTCTGAATCATGACAACAGGTGTTAAGTCATTATGGCTGCCTATGGGAGAGGAATGAATCTTTCTTTAAAGAATATAAACCTCCTTTGCAATTCTGCAATTTCTTATCTGTAACATCTGGTATTTAACCAAAATTTATCAGGCATTTCAAAGATACAACTAAGTTATCACAAGAAGGAAAGTGGGGAGAGGGAACGGCAATAAAATCAGACTCGCATTAGGAAACTTTTCTCGCCTAGTTTATAAGGCTGGCATAATCTTAATatcaaaaatcttgaaaattctgagaaagaaaattataaactaaatCTCTTGTGAATGTAAACACTGAAGTCCTAAACATTATGAAGAAGGTCAGTTCATCTTTATGTGCATACTTATTTCTATTTAGTGAGGAATGTAAGCCAAATATATATAATCTGTTGTTAAatggatatttgtccccttcaaatctcattgtgattcccagtgttgcaggtggggtctggtgggaggtatttAGGACATGGGGATGAATTCTTCATCAGTGGCTTAAAGCGCTTCCGGTGATAATAAGTGAGTTCATATTCTGTTAGTTCACACAcaagctggttgtttaaagtcACTTCTACCCCTTTTTCCCTTACAccttctcttgccatgtgacacgcttgcttccccttcaccttcttcctTGATTGAAAGCTACCTGAAGTCCTCATTAGGAGGAGATGCCTGCTCCCATTATGcctcttgtacagcctgcagaaccatgagccaaaatataactctttttaaataaattacccagccaaagatattcctttatagcaatggaaATGGACTAACAAACAATTGTATAAATAGATGCCCAGAATTGACTGATAAGATTTTATACACAATGATGACATATATACATGACAGCAAACTTCTCTAATCTTgtaaaaaagaaactaccaaaatCTACTTCAAGCATCATTCTCAATATTGAAATGGAAAACTTCCACTGCTTCCTGCAGATTAGAAATGAGGAACAAGGATCCACACTGACACCAATTCTATTCACACTCTCCTAGAAATTCAAGCCAGTGCAATAATTAATGCAATAAGAGACATTAAGCCcatgagaaatggaaaataagaaataaaacaatattaacccAGATACATATAATGTACACGGAAATTACAATGAATCCAGGTATAAATTATGAACAGTTATTAGTAAAATTAGCAAAGTTGACAGATTAACATCATCAGAATGATAAAAACTAATTATGTTCCACAACAAGAATATTAATTATCTAGGGAAAACCAAAGACTTGAAAGCCATGACAACAAAATCCACAACATTcctgggaaaataaaagaaaccccaAATAAATTGGAAGGCATAATTATATTGAGGAATAGAAAGACTCAACGTGTCAAGATTCAGTTCTTTCCAAACTGACTTACAAATTTAAGTCACCCTGACAGAAATTCAGCCCAATGTTTTGGCAAATTGACAACTAATACCTTGGGAATATAAGCACCTAAGAGTAGCCAAACCATCTTGAGAAAGATAATAAATCTGGAAAACACACTGCCAGACACAAGAACCTGTTACAAGACTTGTAGCCCCCAAGCTGGGAAACAACAGAAAGTTCCAATTTAACTGCCATACATATGAGTTATGCACTTCTCTCATCGGGGGGATGTAGAGGATAAGAATGATATTATGAATTTGGGGACTTCAAAAACATGGAGTTGTAGTGTAGGAGAAACAAACTTACCTTGGGAATGAGATAGTTTCTGAATTTAACGTCACAGGTCACTGCATGGGGCAGGCTGGTGGGGAGGAGGTCAATGTATCTCTGGACCTCGTGCACCACAGCATCTGTGTAGGGCATGTGGCTCCTGTCCTGCATGCAGGGGCTCCGATTTCTGCCAATCNNNNNNNNNNNNNNNNNNNNNNNNNNNNNNNNNNNNNNNNNNNNNNNNNNNNNNNNNNNNNNNNNNNNNNNNNNNNNNNNNNNNNNNNNNNNNNNNNNNNAGTAATTGATGGCAATAtaaaacttctatttttcttattcttaattgtcAGACAGATAgtagtttgttcaaaataataatgacaacaatatATTTGGTAATTATACCTTATGGATAGGTGAAA
The window above is part of the Rhinopithecus roxellana isolate Shanxi Qingling chromosome 11, ASM756505v1, whole genome shotgun sequence genome. Proteins encoded here:
- the LOC115900390 gene encoding cytochrome P450 2C19-like; its protein translation is MQDRSHMPYTDAVVHEVQRYIDLLPTSLPHAVTCDVKFRNYLIPKGTTILISLSSVLRDNKEFPNPEMFDPRHFLDEGGNFKKSNYFMPFSAGKRICVGEALARMELFLFLTSILQNFNLKSLVDPKDLDTTPVVNGFASVPPKYQLCFIPV